The Arachis hypogaea cultivar Tifrunner chromosome 16, arahy.Tifrunner.gnm2.J5K5, whole genome shotgun sequence genome contains a region encoding:
- the LOC112756990 gene encoding uncharacterized protein: MADGWTDRCRRTLINFLVYCPKGTVFLKSTDASNISKIAKNLFKLFRDVVLFVGLENVVHIVTDNAANYVAAGRLLEAEFPKLYWSPCAAHCVNLMFQDIGKLQEVSQTMSQASLITKYIYNHCSPLFLMRKFTDGQEILRPAPTRFATNFIALQSILAQKDPLRAMVTSKEFTSSAYSKEAKAKKFVDQVLDSKFWSQCTDIVKLTSPLVHVLRIVDSEDRPAMGYLYQAIYKAREEMVRRFQKRKKVVDPYLKILDTPFRFNAGEFEKHKETISGLLDVIEKYAYDDPVLNSKLTSEKRIFKNAEKDFGRPSAIRERTTVMPDQLDLEDDREDDGANNSVKNANQNETNQDVAPHLSDEEQLADFEITPWI; encoded by the exons ATGGCCGATGGATGGACTGATCGTTGTAGGCGtactttgattaattttttagtttattgtCCTAAAGGAACTGTTTTTCTAAAGTCAACTGATGCTTCTAATATCTCAAAAATTGCTAAAAATTTGTTTAAGTTGTTTAGGGATGTTGTATTGTTTGTTGGTCTTGAGAATGTTGTGCATATTGTAACGGACAATGCTGCAAACTATGTTGCTGCGGGAAGATTGTTGGAGGCTGAGTTTCCTAAATTGTATTGGTCCCCTTGTGCAGCTCATTGTGTTAATCTGATGTTTCAAGATATTGGGAAGTTGCAAGAAGTGAGTCAAACTATGTCACAAGCTTCACTGATCACTAAGTATATCTATAATCATTGCTCTCCACTGTTCTTGATGAGAAAGTTTACAGATGGGCAGGAAATACTTCGTCCAGCTCCAACTCGGTTTGCTACTAATTTCATTGCTTTGCAAAGTATTTTAGCTCAAAAGGATCCTTTGAGAGCTATGGTGACTTCTAAAGAATTTACAAGCTCAGCTTACTCCAAAGAAGCCAAAGCTAAGAAATTTGTGGATCAAGTCTTGGATTCTAAATTTTGGAGTCAATGCACTGATATTGTTAAGCTTACCTCGCCACTTGTTCATGTTTTACGTATTGTGGATAGTGAAGACAGACCTGCCATGGGTTATCTTTATCAAGCTATTTATAAGGCTAGAGAAGAAATGGTGAGGAGGtttcagaaaagaaagaaggttGTTGATCCTTATTTGAAGATTTTGGATACCC CTTTTCGATTTAATGCTGGAGAATTTGAAAAGCACAAAGAAACGATTTCTGGCTTGTTGGATGTCATTGAGAAATATGCTTATGATGATCCTGTATTGAATTCTAAGCTAACAAGTGAGAAGAGGATCTTTAAGAATGCTGAGAAAGATTTTGGAAGACCCTCTGCAATACGTGAACGAACCACTGTTATGCCAG ATCAATTGGATTTGGAAGATGATCGGGAGGATGATGGAGCTAATAATTCTGTGAAAAATGCAAATCAAAATGAAACCAATCAGGATGTAGCTCCACATTTGTCAGATGAAGAGCAACTTGCCGACTTCGAAATCACTCCTtggatttag